Proteins encoded in a region of the Carassius auratus strain Wakin chromosome 21, ASM336829v1, whole genome shotgun sequence genome:
- the sowahb gene encoding ankyrin repeat domain-containing protein SOWAHB has product MATDFTQDSVLRFIINNGGTVRNADLLTHFKRFLREDEEREQNRELFKRYVNTVATVRQEEGVSHVVLRKKYRMHLGDVAKNREPVGDSKQALTGKPQAALTIPNHVEILPVAGILTTTTNNNNNNNDSTPSFGKAVRTSSPHGRVQPSVSTSCEKQVNDTCPLKPAPSDTDSRSNGSGQSYEQQTWEVKATREATEPEHNSVYVAKQRQLKEADGCEQSIVNPAHCAYYEVKVSPTVEKKSTPDIHIKEWPMDSPLGQSHIYKSSPCLLDRPVSPHIHTQTYNQAGLSQSNDSLLRPNGRFNGFPIQERDEYEPHGLFVDDPAMYLQVRRPSSLSSSHDSVSIPSPTSTPPDTGWPHGNEWSSDQGLVPGQDGNDVRTFLRRTQEARLLLQLHQQSRSITPMHHSMGHLVDEDSRASTRSSSPETRHGPIVRRLTSRLQSRMCRSLGENLDQPFPEDNISARQNRLQLLSSTLSMGNLISQSSSRGQSFRDLSSPAGSTRSLSTSVHDGSFSSKHYSIPLDHREHDWFVKAASGTWTDIYALFRDDPNLLSKRDFISGFTVVHWIAKHGDHRVLNTLSYGVDKVGMTLDVNAKTLGGYTPLHLAAIHGHKKLIRLLVQKFKADVQIRDSSGKRPWQYLSKDEQRDILELLGASQKRISGSPAMPANLSTRPATTKVNVKRHTSIAALFKHKSHLTVSSGPEDF; this is encoded by the coding sequence ATGGCCACCGACTTCACGCAAGACTCCGTGCTGCGCTTCATCATCAACAACGGCGGGACGGTGCGAAACGCGGATTTGTTAACGCACTTCAAGCGGTTTCTGCGGGAGGACGAGGAGAGGGAGCAGAACCGGGAGTTGTTTAAGAGGTATGTGAACACCGTGGCGACTGTGAGGCAGGAGGAGGGGGTGTCTCAtgttgttttgagaaaaaaataccGTATGCATCTCGGAGACGTCGCTAAGAACCGCGAGCCGGTAGGAGACTCAAAACAAGCCTTGACTGGGAAACCACAAGCTGCTTTGACCATCCCGAATCACGTCGAAATCCTGCCAGTTGCTGGTAtcctcaccaccaccaccaacaacaacaacaacaacaacgattcTACTCCCAGTTTTGGGAAAGCTGTCAGAACTTCATCGCCTCATGGGAGGGTACAACCTTCAGTATCTACTTCCTGTGAGAAACAGGTTAACGACACCTGCCCTTTGAAACCAGCCCCATCTGACACGGACAGCCGCTCGAATGGGAGCGGCCAGAGCTATGAACAACAGACATGGGAGGTGAAAGCAACCAGGGAGGCAACAGAGCCGGAGCACAACAGTGTTTACGTTGCCAAACAGAGACAATTAAAGGAAGCAGATGGTTGTGAGCAATCCATCGTCAACCCTGCGCATTGTGCTTACTACGAGGTTAAAGTGTCACCTACCGTTGAAAAGAAAAGCACCCCAGACATTCACATTAAAGAATGGCCTATGGACTCGCCCCTTGGACAGTCTCACATATACAAGTCTTCACCTTGCCTTCTGGACCGTCCTGTTTctccacacatacacacccagACGTACAACCAAGCTGGCTTAAGCCAAAGCAATGATAGTCTACTACGACCAAACGGACGGTTCAATGGATTTCCGATCCAGGAGCGGGACGAATATGAGCCTCACGGCTTGTTCGTTGACGATCCTGCAATGTACCTGCAGGTCCGTCGTCCATCGAGTCTATCCTCAAGTCATGATAGCGTCTCAATCCCATCCCCTACTTCTACTCCACCTGACACCGGTTGGCCGCATGGCAATGAGTGGTCCAGCGACCAGGGACTTGTCCCAGGACAAGATGGGAACGATGTACGCACTTTCCTGCGTCGCACTCAGGAAGCACGACTGCTTTTGCAACTGCACCAACAGAGTCGCTCCATCACACCCATGCATCATTCGATGGGTCACCTCGTCGACGAGGACTCGAGAGCGTCTACACGAAGCAGTTCTCCAGAGACCCGTCACGGACCCATCGTCCGCCGCTTGACGTCCCGCCTGCAGAGTCGCATGTGCCGGAGTCTCGGGGAAAACCTTGATCAGCCGTTCCCAGAGGACAACATCTCAGCGCGGCAGAACCGTCTCCAGCTGCTGTCCTCGACTCTAAGCATGGGAAACTTAATCTCGCAGTCCTCTAGTCGAGGACAAAGTTTCAGAGACCTTTCATCGCCTGCTGGATCCACACGAAGCTTATCAACCTCTGTGCACGATGGTTCCTTCAGCAGCAAACATTACTCCATCCCTCTTGACCACAGAGAACATGACTGGTTTGTCAAAGCGGCATCAGGCACGTGGACCGACATCTACGCTCTCTTCCGAGATGACCCGAACCTCTTGAGCAAGCGAGACTTCATATCCGGCTTCACCGTCGTCCACTGGATTGCCAAACACGGGGACCATCGCGTCTTAAACACGCTGTCATACGGCGTCGACAAAGTCGGGATGACTCTGGATGTCAACGCAAAGACTTTGGGTGGCTACACGCCGCTTCACCTGGCCGCCATTCATGGCCATAAGAAACTCATTCGGCTCCTGGTGCAAAAGTTCAAAGCTGATGTGCAGATTAGGGACAGCAGTGGAAAGAGACCGTGGCAATATCTGAGCAAAGACGAACAACGGGACATCTTAGAGCTTCTAGGCGCATCACAAAAACGCATTAGTGGTAGTCCAGCAATGCCAGCAAACCTGTCCACAAGACCTGCGACGACCAAGGTGAATGTCAAAAGACATACGTCTATCGCTGCACTGTTCAAACACAAGTCTCACTTGACAGTCTCATCTGGTCCAGAAGACTTCTAG